The stretch of DNA GCGCTGAACCGTTATAATTACGCCAATGTCTATGCCTGGCTGCACCTGCTGGATAAGTTCGACATGCGCTCCAACGTCGCGCCGTCGCTCGCCGCCTATCTCTATGGCTTTTTGAACGATCCGGAGAAAGTGCGCTACATGATGGACTACCTGCTGGAACAAGGCCGCAGAGACCCGAAAACTAAATGGTGGTGGCTCTCCCAGGCCGCCTACATGGCCAAGGAAAAACTGAAGGACGACGACCTCGCCCTGAAAATCAGCTACGAGGTCGCCAATTCCGGCGCGCCCAACATGCCCCTCTGGGCCCGCCAGCTCCCCGCTTTCATTTTAGAGAAACAGGGCAAGCGCGAAGCCGCCTACGAGTTCATGCAGAAATTCCTCGCCGAAAAAGACAAAATGAGCCCCGGCGAGTGGAACTACATGCGCTATTTCCTGAAAGACCGCCTGCACATCATGAATACCGATGAGCTCACTCCGGGTGCGACCTACGAGTAATTAGTAAGAGACCCCCTCACCCCACCCCTCTCCCGCAAGGGGAGAGGGGGCTTAATCAGCCGTTTTCTCTCTAAACTCACACAAGCATCTACTGAACTCCCTCTCCCCTTGCGGGAGAGGGGTGGGGTGAGGGGGTCTCTTGAATAAACATCGCGCCGCTACGCCATCATGTCCCACTCTTACACCACACATAAGTCGGCGGCATAAAGGTAGGGAACGCACACCCCGCCAGCCGGTTATGCGTCGCCTCATCCGGGTTTTGATAATCATACGGCGTCACATGCTTTACATCCGCCGGAACGGCCTGGTCGGGATGATAGGTATAATGCCCCGGCGGCCTGCTGCACGCAGCCAGTACCAACGCCGGCAGAAGATAGATGAGACGCACACGCATAAGGCCGCTCCAACCATCTGGAAGCGCAGCATAAACCAAAAATCATAAAAAGGCTCACATAAACGCTTACATGAAGGCGATGGGGTCGATATCCACCTTCACCTGCACACTGGAAGGCACCGCGCACCCGTGCAGCCACTGCGCCAGCGCCGGCTGCAATTTCGCATTCGCCGGTCCCTGAAGCAGAAACCGCATCCTATATTGCCCCCGCAGCCGGTAAATGGGAGCAGGGGCGGGCCCAAGCAGCCGCACCGGGGCCGCAAACCGCGCCTTCGCCGCCATCTCCCGCGTCAGCTTCACCAGCTTCGCCTCATCCGGCCCGGCAATGATCACCGCCGCCAGCCTCCCATAAGGCGGAATGCCCGCGTCCTTCCGCATCGCCGCTTCCTGTTGATAAAACCCATCCCGGTCATGCGCCTTCAACGCCTGAAACAGCGGATGCTCCGGCTGATGCGTCTGAATCATCACCAGCCCCTTCTTCGCCTCTCGCCCCGCACGCCCGCCCACCTGATGCATCAGCTGGAACGACCGCTCCGCCGCCCGTGGGTCCGCCCCGCTCAGGCTCATGTCGCCATCCACCACGCCCACCAGCGTGAGGTTGGGGAAGTGAAAACCCTTCGCCGCCATCTGCGTGCCGATGAGGATATCCACCTTGCCTTCCTCCAGCTCACCAATCAGCTTCGCCGCCTGTTCCGGATGCTCGATATGGTCGCTCGTCATCGCCGCCATGCGTGCCATCGGCCACAGTCGCGCCACTTCCTCCTCCAGCCGCTCCACCCCCGGTCCGCAGGCGGCGAACTTATCCTCCGCCTGGCACTCCGGGCACGTCTTTGGCACCGGTGCCTTGTGCCCGCAATGGTGGCACTGGATATGCGGGTATTTCCCCGCATGCATCACCAGCCACGCGCTGCAATGCGGGCATTCCAGCCGGTGCCCGCAGCCCCGGCACAGCACCAGCGGCGCGTAACCCCGCCGGTTCAAAAACAACAGGCTCTGCTCGCCCTTTGCCAGCCGCTGCGTAATCGCTTCCCGTAAAGGCGGCGACAGCCAATCCCCCCTCGGCGCAGGCGTCTTGCGGTTATCGATCAGCATCACATCCGGCAACGTCGCCCCGCCATGCCGCTCCGGCAAGGGCAGCAGCTGATACTTGCCGCTTTCCGCATGGCTCAACGTCTCCAGCGATGGCGTGGCCGACGCCAGCACAATCGGGCAGCCTTCCTCTTTCGCCCGCGCAATCGCCATGTCCCGCGCATGATAAATCACACCCTCTTCCTGCTTGAAGCTCCCGTCATGCTCCTCATCCACCACCACCAGCCCAAGCCGCTTGAATGGCAGAAACATCGCCGACCGCGCCCCAACCACCAGCTTCACCTCGCCGCTGGCCACGCCGCGCCATGCCTGCTTCTTCACCGCCATGCCCACGTCGGAATGCCACACCACCGGCGCAAACCCAAACCGCATTTCCCACCGCGCCATCCACTGCGTGGAAAGCCCGATCTCCGGCAGCAGCACCAGCACCTGCTTCCCTGCCGCCATCGCCGTCTCAATCGCGCGGAAATACACTTCCGTCTTGCCCGATCCGGTCACCCCGTCCAGCAGATGCACGCCGAATTTCCCCGTCGCCACCGCCTTCTCCAATTCACCAACCGCTTCCCGTTGATCCGCCGAAAGCTCCGGCCGCGCCACCATCCCGCCCTGTTGCTGAGGTAACAGATTCTTGCTCGCCCGCTTCGGCAGTTCCAATGCCTCACCCGGTGTCAGCGCCAGCTTCACCACGCTTCCCAGCGGCTGCATCGTATAGGCCGCCATGAACGCCAGGAATCGCCGCATCGCCAGACTCACCGGCGGGCAGGGGAACACCCCCAGCAGCGGCTTCACCTTCTCTGGTGCGATATCCGCCTCGCCAAACCCCATTACGATGCCCGCCAGCTTCTGCCGCCTGAATGGCACCAGCGCCACGCTGCCTTCGGTAATCTCCGTATCCGGTGGAATACTATAGTCAAACACGCCATCCACCGCTGGCCCCGCGACGGCAATTTTAGCGCTCATGGTTACGGGTGTTGTCACAGGGTTCGGGAACCGTTAAGGAATAGATGCATCATTTAATAAGCTGCTTTGGGAATACACGCATGAAATTCTTTGTCGATACCGCCGATGTGAAGGAAATCAAAGACCTGGCCGCCAGCGGCCTGCTCGACGGCGTCACGACCAACCCCTCCCTCATCGCCAAGTCCGGCCGCGATTTCAAGGAAGTCATCGCCGAGATCTGCGCCATCGTCGACGGCCCCGTCAGCGCCGAAGTCATCGCGCTGGATGCCGACACCATGATCAAGGAAGGTAAACACCTCGCCAAAATCGCCAAGAACGTCACGGTAAAAGTCCCCCTCACGCCGGACGGCCTCAAGGCATGCAAAGCCCTTTCCGATGAAGGCATTATGATCAACGTCACGCTTTGCTTCTCCGCCGTGCAGGCGTTGCTGGCCGCCAAAGCGGGCGCTACCTTCATCTCCCCCTTCGTCGGCCGTCTGGATGACATCGGCCAGGACGGGCTGGAGCTCATCGCCGACATCGTCCAGATCTACGAGAATTACGATTTCGATACCGAGGTGCTCGTCGCCTCCGTCCGCAACCCGGTGCATGTGCTGGAATCCGCCAAGATGGGCGCGCATGTCGCCACCCTGCCGCCATCCGTGCTGCGCCAGCTTTTCAACCACCCGCTCACCGACAAGGGGCTGGAAGGTTTCGTCAAAGACATCAAGGCCGCCAATATCAAAGTTTTATAGTTAAGAGGTTCCGTGCCAAAGCAATCGTCAGATCAGCCAATCGAAGAAGCGGTGGAAACCTACCTGCGGGCGAACCCGACCTTTCTCGCCGCCCGCCCCAAACTGATGACGCAATTGCTCGAAGGCATGACCTCCCAGAACGGCAACGTGGCCGACCTGCAGCGCTTCGCGCTCACAAGGTTGCGCGATGAACTGGAAGAAAGCCACGAGGCCCTGGCCGAACTCGTCGTCCTCAGCCGCGACTACCTTGCGCAGCTGGAGCAGGTCCACCAGCTCGCCGTGCAACTGATGATCGCCGAAACGCTGGAAGAGATGCTCGACGCCCTTTCCGAAATGCCCTCCAGCTCCCTCGTCGATGCCGTCGTGCTGGCCGTGGAAGCCGACATCGCCAAGGAACTCCCTGCCATCGAAAGCCCCATCAAGCCCGTGCCCTCCGGCACCGTGGCCAGCTGGCTCGGCGAAGGCCTCGCCCGCGCCGAGCAGCTCCCCCCGCCCGACAACACCCTTTTCGGCCCCGCCACAGGATTAGTGGACGGCTTCGTCCTCATGAAGCTCGACGTCCCCGCCATCGGCCGCCCCGCCATGCTGGGCTTAGGCGCCCGCGACGCCAGCTACCTCGCCGGCTTCCACGGCACCGCCCTCTGGCGCTTCCTCGCCCGCGTAGTCGAACACCGCCTCAACGCCGTCTGGCCGCGGAAGTAAATGCTCGATTCCATCATCGGTTTTCTGGTGGGAATAAGCAAATGGTCATCCATCAATATCCCCTTCAATATCTGGTTCTATCTGGCTTACGGCGTAGCGCCGCTGCTGGCCTTCACAACAACGCCCAGCGCAACCGGCAAACGCAGGATCACCTGCCTTCTGCTTGCCGTTGCGATAACTTATCCATCTCTGACCTTGATGAATTTCACATGGGTACAAAATTCATACCGCGAATTTCGTGAATGTCAGGAGCCATTCTCTGAAAACATAACATGCCCCAAGCCAGTCGGCGGAGGACGTAACTATATTTTCTATCCGTTGTTCGGTTGGGTATTCGCCGCCGTCTATGTCGGCCTGTGGGAGGCGATATGGCGCATATGGCACAGAAGAAAAATCAAACAGCAGCAAATCGCTATACAAGGTAGGAAAACAGGCAATGTAATGATAGCTGTAGCAATCCTGCTCCTGATAGTTATGCCGCTGGTGGTATACGTCACAATGCTTTTCAGTGCGCACATGCATATCGGCATACTCATCATCCTGATTGCGGTTCCACTGATTATCTCCAGAACCCGCCTTACAGATAAGCGCTCAAAAAGAGTGCACGGCAAAGTATAGCAGGATAGCGGTCATTGCTGATCGACTCCCTGTACTTGCTTTTACTGCCGCCTGCTTTTCACATTTCTGATAACCTACAGCCTGCCGTTGCTGGCTATGCAGATAACGTCAACACCCTGGCGCATCTACTGGCACTGGCTGGCATGCGGCTGGTTATGGAGCATCATGTATATCGGCTGGTGGGAGCTTGCCTGGCGCTACCGCCACCGTGACGCCATACTCTCGCTCCGCAAAGGCATCGGTGATGATTGGTTCAGCAACCTGATCGTGACATTTTCCTGCTACGCCACCCTGTTTCTCGCCGTCACCATCACCGTGCTGGCATATATCTGGAACACCCACTGACGCTACTATTGCCGGTGAACATTCAGCCTTTCACAATGGCTTCAGCAATTCGCCGTAAAGCATCTACCCGACGACTCACACCTTGCTGCGACAAATCAAAACTTTGCATCCACACCATAGTTACAACTGCAAGGACTGAATCCATATTCATCTCCTCTTTAGACAGCTGACTTACAGCGTTAGCAATGCTTGTGGCTTCATCCTCATATTCATCAAGGGGCGCACCAGCTTCGATGAGGCCTTCAATGTCCTCATCAATAAGTAGTGAGTTAATATGCGATAATATATTGCTCATGTTTAGAGTTCCCTTATTGCTTGTGGCGCCAGAGCGTAATTACTTTACCTGCGTTTCTTCCTTCCATTTCCATAATTACGGTTACTCCGTTTTGTCCGCGGTAATGTATTTGTTTAGTTCCATATTTGCCTGTTTTAGCAAGAAAATTTCCAGTTTCTTTAGCAGATCTAATCGCATCTTCAATTTCTTGCGAAGATATATTTCGCTGTGAAATCCGAATCACACCATGATTGGTTAAAGAGCCAGGTTGTGAAGGGGCGGGTGACCTTGAGGTGCCTTTAATTAACTGTATGGCTAAGCGTATTGCTTGTGATCCCACTTTTAATATAGGAGCCAAAATTAATTCTGGATATACAGCTTCAATTGGCGGGTCATCTATATCCTTAACACTACGATAATAATCCTCCGCCCAACACCTGCACCCCGCGGCCTCTCCAGGGTGCCCCGTCTTCGGCGGTTTGCTCCAGGCGAAAATCTTGCCGTCATTGGCCGCATGTTCCGGGCGCACATGCGTATCGCCTGCCGTGTGCCAGATGTAATGTGTAGTCGGGTGGTCGCCCTCCAGCGCGGCCTCCACATCCTTCGGCAGTTTTTTGTTGCGCCCATGCTCGCCGTAATGCTTCACGGCTTTCAAAAATACGGGCGTATGCCCCCCACTTGGCGTTTGAGTTTCCATTTTCCACCCCTTTGTTGCAGCTTGACGCCAGTCAGGCTGCAAGCAGCGCGACTGAGCGCCGCGCCTAATTGGCGCGTAAACCTGCTCAAAGAGCAGGCCCAAAAATGCATCATCTAACCTTTGTTAGATGATGCATGAGCAGAAAATACCATCAAGGGTTGAACCCGCGAAGAGGGGTTTGCTAAATAATTTCCGTAAACCCCACCCGCCGCGCCGCCATCGCATCACCCGCATAGCCGCCCGCATCCACCACCACCTTCACGCCCGCCTCACGCGCCGCCCGCACCATCTCCCACACATACATCGCCCCCAGCACACGCAACAGCCCCGGCGCCGTCCGCACCTCCCGCGCCCCCGCCGTCAGCTCTGCCTCCACGTCCTCGATGCTGCCGATGATACTGTGCTGCATGGTTGCTCCTATGCGGGGGCGTTGCCCCCACACCCCCACCAAGGGTCTAGACCCTTGGATCCGTATTTCTTTAAGGATACCCCACAAAGGGGGGTATCCTTAAAGAAAAAGGGGTACAGGGGCCTGGGCCCCTGGCAGGGCGCGGGACAGCGTCCCGCATACCATCACCCAACCAGCGCAATATCATCCACCAGCATCTCGGCCGAGGTGGTGCCCTGCCAGTGGTTGAGCCGCAGCTTGCCGGCCAGGTGCACGGTTTTGCCGGGCAGGGTGGGGAGGATGCGCTCCAGCTCCGTATCCTTGATGCGGAAGGCCATCGCCTTCAGGCGGGCTTTGTGGTTGGTCTGGTGGTCGGTGACGATGAGGCGGGCATGCTCGCCGTTTTTCAGCGTGTCTGCCACCAGCACACGCGCATGCGGAATGACGATGGTCGGTTCCGGGTTGCTGGTGCCGAAGGGCGCGGCCTTGGCAAGCGTATGTACCAGGCTTTCCTGAATGCCGTTGGCGGCGATTGCCGCATCGATATAAAGCGGCGGCACATCGCCCAGCGCATCCACCGCTGCGCCCATGCGCTCGCACAAAAATGCATGCAGGTCGTCCAGCTTCTCCGCCTTCACGGTGAAGCCGCCCGCCATCGCATGCCCGCCGCCTGCTTCCACCAGCCCCATCGCTTTCGCTGCATGAATCGCCGCGCCGAAATCCACCCCCGTCACCGACCGCGCCGATGCCTTGCCGATGCCGTTCTCAAATGCGATGACGGCGGTAGGCCGGTAATACCGCTCCTTGATGCGCCCCGCGACAATGCCGATTACCCCCGGGTGCCAGCCCTCGGCATGCGCGAAAATCACCGGCATCTGGCTTTGTCGTTTCGCCACCTGATCAAGCGCCTGTTCCAGCACCATCGCCTCAATGGCCATGCGCTCGCGGTTATAGCCGTCCAGCTCCGCGGCCAGCACCATCGCTTCGCCCACATCCTCGCAGCAAAGGATATCCGCGCCGAGGCTGCTTTTCCCCACGCGCCCGCCCGCATTGATGCGCGGCCCCAGCACAAAACCCAAGTGATAAGCCGTCATCACCTCCTGCACGCGCCCCACATCGCCCAGCGCCCGCAGCCCGATATTCTGCCGCTGCGCCAGCACCTTCAACCCTTGTGATACCAATGCGCGGTTCAGGCCCTTCAGCGGCACCACGTCGCACACCGTGCCGAGCGCCACCAGGTCCAGCAGCTGCATCAAGTCCGGCACATGCCTGTCTGCAAAAAACCCGCGCGCACGGAGTTCCCGCACCACCGCCACGGCGAGCATGAAACTCACGCCCACCGCCGCCA from bacterium encodes:
- the priA gene encoding primosomal protein N'; its protein translation is MSAKIAVAGPAVDGVFDYSIPPDTEITEGSVALVPFRRQKLAGIVMGFGEADIAPEKVKPLLGVFPCPPVSLAMRRFLAFMAAYTMQPLGSVVKLALTPGEALELPKRASKNLLPQQQGGMVARPELSADQREAVGELEKAVATGKFGVHLLDGVTGSGKTEVYFRAIETAMAAGKQVLVLLPEIGLSTQWMARWEMRFGFAPVVWHSDVGMAVKKQAWRGVASGEVKLVVGARSAMFLPFKRLGLVVVDEEHDGSFKQEEGVIYHARDMAIARAKEEGCPIVLASATPSLETLSHAESGKYQLLPLPERHGGATLPDVMLIDNRKTPAPRGDWLSPPLREAITQRLAKGEQSLLFLNRRGYAPLVLCRGCGHRLECPHCSAWLVMHAGKYPHIQCHHCGHKAPVPKTCPECQAEDKFAACGPGVERLEEEVARLWPMARMAAMTSDHIEHPEQAAKLIGELEEGKVDILIGTQMAAKGFHFPNLTLVGVVDGDMSLSGADPRAAERSFQLMHQVGGRAGREAKKGLVMIQTHQPEHPLFQALKAHDRDGFYQQEAAMRKDAGIPPYGRLAAVIIAGPDEAKLVKLTREMAAKARFAAPVRLLGPAPAPIYRLRGQYRMRFLLQGPANAKLQPALAQWLHGCAVPSSVQVKVDIDPIAFM
- the fsa gene encoding fructose-6-phosphate aldolase — translated: MKFFVDTADVKEIKDLAASGLLDGVTTNPSLIAKSGRDFKEVIAEICAIVDGPVSAEVIALDADTMIKEGKHLAKIAKNVTVKVPLTPDGLKACKALSDEGIMINVTLCFSAVQALLAAKAGATFISPFVGRLDDIGQDGLELIADIVQIYENYDFDTEVLVASVRNPVHVLESAKMGAHVATLPPSVLRQLFNHPLTDKGLEGFVKDIKAANIKVL
- a CDS encoding DUF484 family protein; the protein is MPKQSSDQPIEEAVETYLRANPTFLAARPKLMTQLLEGMTSQNGNVADLQRFALTRLRDELEESHEALAELVVLSRDYLAQLEQVHQLAVQLMIAETLEEMLDALSEMPSSSLVDAVVLAVEADIAKELPAIESPIKPVPSGTVASWLGEGLARAEQLPPPDNTLFGPATGLVDGFVLMKLDVPAIGRPAMLGLGARDASYLAGFHGTALWRFLARVVEHRLNAVWPRK
- the recJ gene encoding single-stranded-DNA-specific exonuclease RecJ translates to MIYDERAFLGVSRSLYGRQWMLRGVDERLALAMSQRLGVPEMVGRILSARGVGLEQAEGFLSPRLKEQMPDPFVLADMEKAAKRVADAVQAGEKVAIFGDYDVDGATSSALLRRLLRGVGVEPIVYIPDRIAEGYGPTIGAMDKLAAQGVKLVITVDCGAVSFEPLAHAKQLGMDVVVVDHHMGEPRLPEAVAVVNPNRADALMEDGAPVLGYLAAVGVSFMLAVAVVRELRARGFFADRHVPDLMQLLDLVALGTVCDVVPLKGLNRALVSQGLKVLAQRQNIGLRALGDVGRVQEVMTAYHLGFVLGPRINAGGRVGKSSLGADILCCEDVGEAMVLAAELDGYNRERMAIEAMVLEQALDQVAKRQSQMPVIFAHAEGWHPGVIGIVAGRIKERYYRPTAVIAFENGIGKASARSVTGVDFGAAIHAAKAMGLVEAGGGHAMAGGFTVKAEKLDDLHAFLCERMGAAVDALGDVPPLYIDAAIAANGIQESLVHTLAKAAPFGTSNPEPTIVIPHARVLVADTLKNGEHARLIVTDHQTNHKARLKAMAFRIKDTELERILPTLPGKTVHLAGKLRLNHWQGTTSAEMLVDDIALVG